One Methanofollis sp. genomic window, AAGACCGCCTTCTCCCCCTGCTTCAGCCCTTCATAGACGAACTGGAGGGCGAACGTCGTCTTTCCCGTACCATATGTCCCGACGATGGCGCAGACGCTTCTGTCGAGGAGGCCGCCGTCGAGCATCGCATCGAGCCCCTCGATCCCGAACATGACCCTCGCTTCCTCCTCCATTATATGACCACCCTGATGTTGGAGACCTCGAAGCCGTTCCCTGCCGTGATCCGTATCGCAAACTTCACCAGGTTCCGCTCCTCCAGATGGGGCATCACGCCCCTGAACTTCTGGATAGACATCGTCCTCTGCCGCCGCATCCCCTGCGTCTCCTCCCATGCAAAGAGAAAGACCGCATCCGCGCAGTCCTGGATCTCGGTCTCCTGCAGGGGAGGGAGGACGCCGCGGGTGAGGGGGAGGTAGACCACCGACCCCCACCGTTTCGCAACTCTCTGGAGGCCCCGCAGGAAACCACTGAAGGCCTCCCAGCGCTCGCCAGTCCCGGCCTGGGCGGCGAGGTCGGTGAGGGAGTCGATGATGATCACGCTCTGCTGCTCTGCCCCGGAGAGGACGGCCGAAAGTTCGGTGAGGAGGCTTTCCCGCCGCGTATGCCTCTGCATCCGGGAGAGCACGTCGCCCTGCGAGTACCACTCCGGGGGCACGGCGCTTGCGTCGAAATAGACCTCTGAGAG contains:
- a CDS encoding ATPase domain-containing protein, producing the protein MEARVDQRIPTGIGSLDPVLDGGVPPGSMVLLLSEIGAGGSDFVRTAAIALARMKREGLSPAPREVLYITMTRLKEDVLAEAALSVSPEMYPLLEGGVHFEDLSEVYFDASAVPPEWYSQGDVLSRMQRHTRRESLLTELSAVLSGAEQQSVIIIDSLTDLAAQAGTGERWEAFSGFLRGLQRVAKRWGSVVYLPLTRGVLPPLQETEIQDCADAVFLFAWEETQGMRRQRTMSIQKFRGVMPHLEERNLVKFAIRITAGNGFEVSNIRVVI